A part of Streptomyces sp. NBC_01235 genomic DNA contains:
- a CDS encoding FAD-dependent oxidoreductase, with protein sequence MYDLLVVGAGPYGLSIASHASAAGLSLRVFGRPMASWRDNMPGGMFLKSEPWASNLSDPAARWRLDVYCETQSVTARHGEPIPVEMFAEYGLWFARNAVPEVDERTVTRIAARPGGFEAATEDGESVQARTVALAVGVMPFVEIPAAFRGLSPDLVTHSSHHGDLDGFRGRDVTVIGGGQAALETAALLAEQDTRVRVLARADRLCWNDVPPPWERPWWQSARSPHSGLGPGWRNWFYAERPGLYRRLPEPTRARIAATALGPAGAWWVRDRVEGSVEVRLDHEVTAARAVPGGVRLEATGADSFETEHVIAATGFKATRDRLGLLSGELRGALATVADGSPEVGRDFESSHPGLFMAGLVTAAGFGPAMRFVHGATFTAGNLVRGVRRRLCTGLPGGPIPAPGRYGTAQTETIRG encoded by the coding sequence ATGTACGACCTGCTGGTGGTGGGCGCGGGCCCGTACGGCCTGTCCATCGCGTCCCACGCCTCGGCCGCCGGACTGAGCCTGCGCGTCTTCGGCCGACCGATGGCCTCCTGGCGCGACAACATGCCGGGCGGGATGTTCCTCAAGTCCGAACCGTGGGCCTCCAACCTCTCCGACCCCGCGGCCCGCTGGCGGCTCGACGTCTACTGCGAGACCCAGAGCGTGACGGCCCGGCACGGGGAGCCGATCCCGGTCGAGATGTTCGCCGAGTACGGCCTCTGGTTCGCCCGCAACGCCGTCCCGGAGGTGGACGAGCGCACGGTCACCCGGATCGCGGCCCGGCCGGGCGGCTTCGAGGCGGCCACCGAGGACGGCGAGAGCGTCCAGGCCCGGACCGTCGCCCTCGCCGTCGGCGTGATGCCGTTCGTCGAGATCCCGGCCGCCTTTCGCGGACTCTCCCCCGACCTGGTCACGCACAGCAGCCACCACGGCGACCTCGACGGCTTCCGCGGCCGGGACGTCACCGTGATCGGCGGCGGCCAGGCGGCCCTGGAGACGGCGGCACTGCTCGCCGAACAGGACACCCGGGTCAGGGTGCTGGCCCGCGCCGACCGGCTGTGCTGGAACGACGTGCCGCCGCCCTGGGAGCGCCCGTGGTGGCAGTCGGCCCGCTCCCCGCACAGCGGTCTGGGCCCCGGGTGGCGCAACTGGTTCTACGCCGAGCGCCCCGGCCTCTACCGGCGGCTCCCGGAGCCGACCCGGGCGCGCATCGCGGCGACGGCGCTCGGACCGGCCGGCGCGTGGTGGGTGCGGGACCGGGTGGAGGGCTCCGTGGAGGTCCGCCTCGACCACGAGGTGACGGCGGCCCGCGCGGTGCCGGGCGGGGTGCGGCTGGAGGCGACGGGAGCGGACTCCTTCGAGACCGAGCACGTGATCGCGGCCACCGGCTTCAAGGCGACCCGTGACCGGCTGGGACTGCTCTCCGGCGAACTGCGCGGTGCGCTGGCCACGGTGGCCGACGGTTCCCCCGAGGTGGGCCGGGACTTCGAGTCGTCCCACCCCGGCCTGTTCATGGCCGGCCTGGTGACGGCGGCGGGCTTCGGCCCGGCGATGCGCTTCGTCCACGGCGCGACCTTCACGGCCGGGAACCTCGTCCGGGGCGTACGGCGCCGACTGTGCACGGGCCTGCCCGGCGGGCCGATCCCGGCGCCGGGGCGGTACGGGACGGCGCAGACGGAGACCATACGGGGCTGA
- a CDS encoding rodlin has product MKKLWASAAVAASVAGLAAVCAPQALAIGDDGGTTSASGNGASQKFGNSVTKGDMSPQLGLVQGSLNKPCVGLPTTLNTASLVGDNAVSLQDVPILSAPQTQQCVENSTQAKGDEPLSHILDDISALSGNGAANG; this is encoded by the coding sequence ATGAAGAAGCTGTGGGCATCCGCGGCTGTCGCCGCCTCGGTCGCCGGTCTCGCGGCTGTGTGCGCCCCGCAGGCCCTCGCCATCGGTGACGACGGCGGCACCACTTCCGCCAGCGGCAACGGCGCTTCGCAGAAGTTCGGCAACTCGGTGACCAAGGGCGACATGAGCCCCCAGCTCGGGCTGGTCCAGGGTTCGCTGAACAAGCCCTGCGTCGGCCTGCCGACCACGCTCAACACCGCTTCGCTGGTGGGTGACAACGCGGTCTCCCTGCAGGACGTCCCGATCCTGTCGGCCCCGCAGACCCAGCAGTGCGTCGAGAACTCCACCCAGGCCAAGGGCGACGAGCCGCTGTCGCACATCCTGGACGACATCTCGGCCCTCTCGGGCAACGGCGCGGCCAACGGCTGA
- a CDS encoding chaplin: MKKTAAVVAGLVLALGGASPAFADAEANGAAIGSSGFLSGNLIQVPTHHQINVCGNSFPGLLGLPVPSIGAVCVNN, from the coding sequence ATGAAGAAGACCGCCGCTGTCGTCGCGGGTCTCGTCCTGGCCCTCGGAGGAGCCTCCCCGGCCTTCGCCGACGCCGAAGCCAATGGTGCTGCCATCGGCTCCTCGGGTTTCCTCTCCGGCAACCTGATCCAGGTGCCGACCCATCATCAGATCAACGTGTGCGGAAACAGCTTTCCCGGCCTCCTCGGGTTGCCGGTCCCGAGTATTGGCGCCGTCTGCGTCAACAACTGA
- a CDS encoding rodlin has translation MLKKAMTAAAVAASVAGLAAVCAPQALAIGDDGGTTSASGNGASQKFGNSVTKGDMSPQLGLVQGSLNKPCVGLPTTLNTASLVGDNAVSLQDVPILSAPQTQQCVENSTQAKGDEPLSHILDDISALSGNGAANG, from the coding sequence ATGCTGAAGAAGGCAATGACCGCGGCGGCTGTCGCCGCCTCGGTCGCCGGTCTCGCGGCTGTGTGCGCCCCGCAGGCCCTCGCCATCGGTGACGACGGCGGCACCACTTCCGCCAGCGGCAACGGCGCTTCGCAGAAGTTCGGCAACTCGGTGACCAAGGGCGACATGAGCCCCCAGCTCGGGCTGGTCCAGGGTTCGCTGAACAAGCCCTGCGTCGGCCTGCCGACCACGCTCAACACCGCTTCGCTGGTGGGTGACAACGCGGTCTCCCTGCAGGACGTCCCGATCCTGTCGGCCCCGCAGACCCAGCAGTGCGTCGAGAACTCCACCCAGGCCAAGGGCGACGAGCCGCTGTCACACATCCTGGACGACATCTCGGCCCTCTCGGGCAACGGCGCGGCCAACGGCTGA
- a CDS encoding carboxylate--amine ligase, with protein sequence MPESLLDTRVPAVLLRIDRNPFHHGTLGAVRSLGRAGIDVHVVADSAGSPVRKSRFVRQLYPPPPPGAAPADIAAVLMRVAARVERPAVLIPMDDAGAVAVGRLREELAPAYLLPQQPGAVPERVADKAELADLCAAADVPHPLTVVPDSAAQAASAAWRLGLPVVAKWSRPWLLPAGSGLRSTVVVRSTQEARELYLRTEEAGSRLLLQAFLPPGPDRDWFFHGYADRSGAVGGGGPGRKLCAWPRGAGLTAVGEWTENPRVKTLAERLTGGLGYRGIFDLDFRRCGLTGDYHLLDFNPRPGAQFRLFADGAGLDVVRAQHLDLTHRPLPTGVPLPGRAFVVENYAPLAALRPAHAGRELAWHAGDDSAPGRAMWGLWGAHVARRLLDRVRRLGPVRAADVRPRVIRQAPPPPVSLTGLTGMPGVPGPAEPTEPADDKKASSC encoded by the coding sequence ATGCCCGAGTCGCTGCTCGACACCCGCGTCCCCGCCGTTCTCCTGCGGATCGACCGGAATCCCTTTCACCACGGAACGCTGGGTGCCGTGCGCTCGCTCGGCAGAGCCGGAATCGACGTGCACGTGGTCGCAGACTCCGCGGGAAGCCCCGTACGCAAATCCCGTTTCGTCCGCCAGTTGTATCCCCCGCCGCCCCCCGGCGCCGCCCCCGCCGACATCGCCGCCGTCCTGATGCGGGTGGCCGCCCGCGTCGAACGGCCCGCCGTGCTGATCCCCATGGACGACGCGGGCGCGGTCGCGGTGGGCCGGCTGCGCGAGGAGCTGGCGCCCGCCTACCTGCTGCCGCAGCAGCCCGGCGCCGTGCCCGAACGGGTCGCCGACAAGGCGGAGCTGGCCGATCTGTGCGCGGCGGCGGACGTACCGCACCCGCTCACGGTCGTCCCCGACAGCGCGGCGCAGGCCGCCTCCGCCGCCTGGCGGCTCGGCCTGCCGGTGGTGGCCAAGTGGAGCCGCCCCTGGTTGCTGCCCGCCGGCTCGGGGCTGCGCAGCACGGTCGTGGTGCGCTCCACACAGGAGGCGCGCGAGCTGTACCTGCGCACCGAGGAGGCAGGCAGTCGGCTGCTGCTGCAGGCCTTCCTGCCGCCGGGGCCGGACCGCGACTGGTTCTTCCACGGGTACGCCGACCGCTCCGGCGCTGTCGGCGGCGGCGGTCCGGGTCGCAAGCTGTGCGCCTGGCCGCGCGGCGCGGGGCTCACGGCGGTCGGCGAGTGGACGGAGAACCCGCGGGTGAAGACGCTGGCCGAGCGGCTCACCGGCGGACTCGGCTACCGGGGCATCTTCGACCTCGACTTCCGCCGCTGCGGCCTGACGGGCGACTACCACCTGCTCGACTTCAACCCGCGCCCCGGCGCCCAGTTCCGGCTCTTCGCCGACGGCGCCGGACTGGACGTCGTCCGCGCCCAGCACCTGGATCTGACGCACCGTCCGCTGCCCACCGGGGTGCCGCTGCCCGGGCGGGCGTTCGTGGTGGAGAACTACGCGCCGCTGGCTGCGCTGCGGCCGGCGCACGCCGGCCGCGAGCTGGCCTGGCACGCGGGCGACGACAGCGCTCCCGGCCGGGCGATGTGGGGCCTGTGGGGCGCCCATGTCGCGCGCCGGCTGCTCGACCGGGTGCGTCGGCTCGGCCCGGTGCGCGCGGCCGACGTCCGGCCCCGCGTGATCCGCCAGGCGCCCCCTCCCCCGGTGAGCCTGACCGGCCTGACCGGCATGCCCGGCGTGCCCGGACCGGCCGAACCGACCGAACCGGCCGACGACAAGAAAGCGAGCAGTTGCTGA
- a CDS encoding ABC transporter permease yields MSTLTEVASGYQAGRTLPLRVELVRQLKRRRTLVMGGILAVLPFVLLIAFAIGGEPGGRNNQVTLMDTATASGANFAAVNLFVSAGFLLVIPVALFCGDTVASEAGWSSLRYLLAAPVPRARLLWSKLVVGLGLSLAAMVLLPVVALAVGTAAYGWGPLELPTGGALDSGTAAQRLVIVVAYVFVSQLVTAGLAFWLSTKTDAPLGAVGGAVGLTIVGNVLDAVTALGDWRHFLPAHWQFAWADAVQPTPEWSGMIQGTAVSVTYALVLFALAFRGFARKDVVS; encoded by the coding sequence ATGAGCACGCTCACCGAGGTCGCCTCCGGCTACCAGGCAGGCCGCACGCTGCCGCTGCGCGTCGAACTGGTCCGCCAGCTCAAGCGCCGCCGCACGCTGGTCATGGGCGGCATCCTCGCCGTTCTGCCGTTCGTCCTGCTCATCGCCTTCGCGATCGGCGGCGAGCCCGGCGGCCGCAACAACCAGGTGACCCTGATGGACACGGCGACCGCGTCCGGCGCCAATTTCGCCGCGGTCAACCTGTTCGTGTCGGCGGGCTTCCTGCTCGTCATCCCCGTCGCCCTGTTCTGCGGGGACACGGTCGCCTCGGAGGCCGGCTGGTCCTCCCTGCGCTACCTGCTCGCCGCGCCCGTGCCCCGGGCCCGCCTGCTGTGGTCCAAGCTCGTCGTCGGCCTCGGCCTCAGCCTGGCCGCGATGGTCCTGCTGCCGGTCGTCGCCCTCGCCGTCGGCACGGCGGCCTACGGCTGGGGACCGCTGGAGCTCCCCACGGGCGGCGCGCTCGACTCGGGCACGGCGGCCCAGCGGCTCGTGATCGTCGTCGCGTACGTCTTCGTCTCCCAACTGGTCACCGCCGGGCTGGCGTTCTGGCTGTCGACGAAGACCGACGCCCCGCTCGGCGCGGTCGGCGGCGCGGTCGGCCTGACCATCGTCGGCAACGTCCTGGACGCCGTCACGGCCCTCGGCGACTGGCGCCACTTCCTGCCCGCGCACTGGCAGTTCGCCTGGGCGGACGCCGTCCAGCCCACCCCCGAGTGGTCCGGCATGATCCAGGGCACCGCCGTCTCCGTGACCTACGCCCTGGTCCTGTTCGCCCTGGCCTTCAGGGGATTCGCCCGCAAGGACGTGGTGTCGTAG
- a CDS encoding rodlin translates to MIKKVLATAAVAVSIVGASAAAAAPALAIGNDGGTTSASGNGASQEFGNSATFGNMSPQMALIQGSLNKPCLGLPTKSNLATLTGASPISLQDVPILSAPQTQQCVENSTQAKGDEPLSHILDDIALLAGNGAANN, encoded by the coding sequence GTGATCAAGAAGGTACTGGCCACTGCCGCGGTCGCCGTTTCCATCGTCGGCGCCTCCGCCGCCGCAGCTGCGCCGGCGCTCGCCATCGGCAACGACGGCGGCACCACTTCCGCCAGCGGCAACGGCGCTTCGCAGGAGTTCGGCAACTCCGCCACGTTCGGCAACATGAGCCCCCAGATGGCGCTCATCCAGGGCTCCCTCAACAAGCCCTGCCTCGGCCTGCCGACCAAGAGCAACCTCGCTACGCTGACCGGTGCTTCGCCGATCTCCCTGCAGGACGTCCCGATCCTGTCGGCCCCGCAGACCCAGCAGTGCGTCGAGAACTCCACCCAGGCCAAGGGCGACGAGCCGCTGTCGCACATCCTGGACGACATCGCGCTGCTCGCCGGCAACGGTGCGGCCAACAACTGA
- a CDS encoding chaplin family protein, whose protein sequence is MRQTLSRAMVAAAAATSILSLCGSSALADSHAVGTAKGSPGVASGNDVQVPVTIPVNVCGNSVDVAAALNPDFGNSCANHLGAHESHSYGTPYGDDGPRDEGPGYGADDARDDGPGHGDNGPRDEGPGYGDDGPGADSPRDEDPGADSPRDDSARDEGPGYGDDGPGADSPRDEDPGYGDDGPRDEDPGYGDDGPRDEDPGYGDDGPGADSPRDDGPRDEDPGYGDDGPRDEDPGYGDDGPRDEDPGYGDDGPGADSPRDDGPRDKDPGYGDDGPRDDGPGYGDDCGGYGDKCGGGGHTTPPPSGGHTSPPPYGEGSTPPSGGHTSPPPYGEGSTPPSGGHTSPPPYGDSSTPPPSGGGHTPPPQLPHTGSDSAALLAASGVSAVLIAGGAVLYRRGRSASRR, encoded by the coding sequence TTGCGACAGACTCTGAGTAGGGCAATGGTCGCGGCTGCCGCCGCGACCAGCATTCTGTCCCTGTGCGGCAGCTCCGCCCTCGCCGACTCGCACGCCGTAGGCACCGCCAAGGGCTCGCCCGGAGTGGCGTCGGGCAACGACGTCCAGGTCCCGGTGACCATCCCGGTGAACGTCTGCGGCAACTCGGTCGACGTCGCCGCCGCGCTCAACCCCGACTTCGGCAACTCCTGTGCCAACCACTTGGGTGCGCACGAGAGCCACTCGTACGGAACGCCGTACGGGGACGACGGTCCGCGTGACGAGGGCCCGGGTTACGGGGCCGACGACGCGCGTGACGATGGTCCGGGGCACGGGGACAATGGTCCGCGTGACGAGGGCCCGGGTTACGGGGACGACGGTCCGGGGGCCGACAGCCCGCGTGACGAGGATCCGGGGGCCGACAGTCCGCGTGACGATAGCGCGCGTGACGAGGGCCCGGGTTACGGCGACGACGGTCCGGGGGCCGACAGCCCGCGTGACGAGGATCCGGGTTACGGGGACGACGGCCCGCGTGACGAGGACCCGGGTTACGGGGACGACGGCCCGCGTGACGAGGATCCGGGTTACGGGGACGACGGTCCGGGGGCCGACAGCCCGCGTGACGATGGTCCGCGTGACGAGGATCCGGGTTACGGGGATGACGGTCCGCGTGACGAGGACCCGGGTTACGGGGACGACGGCCCGCGTGACGAGGATCCGGGTTACGGGGACGATGGTCCGGGGGCCGACAGCCCGCGTGACGATGGTCCGCGTGACAAGGATCCGGGTTACGGGGACGACGGCCCGCGTGACGATGGTCCGGGTTACGGGGACGACTGCGGAGGCTACGGCGACAAATGCGGCGGTGGCGGCCACACCACGCCGCCGCCCAGCGGTGGTCACACGTCTCCGCCTCCGTACGGTGAGGGGAGTACTCCGCCCAGCGGTGGTCACACGTCTCCGCCTCCGTACGGTGAGGGAAGCACTCCGCCCAGCGGTGGTCACACGTCTCCGCCTCCGTACGGCGACAGCAGTACTCCGCCCCCGAGCGGTGGTGGGCACACCCCGCCGCCGCAGTTGCCGCACACCGGCAGTGACAGCGCGGCTCTGCTGGCCGCCTCCGGTGTCAGCGCGGTGCTCATCGCGGGTGGCGCCGTCCTGTACCGGCGAGGCAGGTCAGCGTCCCGTCGGTGA
- a CDS encoding LCP family protein encodes MTTKKGLWPRRLMIPGIVLATTGALLGSSALPGREHAPRAMNILLMGTDERGTISAAEKHDFHAGGQPCGCTDVLMLIHLSDRRDRVSVIGMPRDSYAEIPPYRDEASGEERPQHPAKINAAYQEGGPELAIRTVESMTGVSVDRFVQVDFRRFMDTVDEVGGVEVCTPRRLTDSATKLDLKPGKHRLGGGQALQYVRSRHVDSSADLGRIQRQQRFLVQALRGLQVRKLLTDPVRTVHMVRTLLGSGPQGIPVGELAELAAALHRMPASATEFATVPTAGFTPPGLGIGAALVWDREKADALFAKVREDRPLVAKGAQPRPEDPPTVLGSTVPVRGSAYACT; translated from the coding sequence GTGACAACGAAGAAAGGCCTTTGGCCACGCCGTCTGATGATTCCAGGAATTGTTCTGGCCACGACCGGCGCGCTGCTCGGCAGTTCCGCACTCCCCGGCCGGGAACACGCTCCGCGCGCGATGAACATCCTGCTGATGGGCACCGACGAACGGGGCACCATCAGCGCCGCCGAGAAGCACGATTTCCACGCCGGTGGCCAGCCCTGCGGCTGCACGGACGTGTTGATGCTGATCCATCTCTCCGACCGCCGGGACCGCGTCAGCGTGATCGGCATGCCCCGCGACTCCTACGCGGAGATCCCGCCGTACCGCGACGAGGCGAGCGGCGAGGAACGCCCCCAGCACCCGGCGAAAATCAACGCGGCCTACCAGGAGGGCGGTCCGGAACTCGCGATCCGAACCGTGGAGTCGATGACCGGGGTGAGCGTCGACCGGTTCGTCCAGGTGGATTTCCGGCGCTTCATGGACACCGTGGACGAGGTCGGCGGCGTCGAGGTGTGTACGCCGCGGCGGCTGACGGACTCCGCTACCAAGCTCGACCTCAAGCCCGGCAAGCACCGGCTCGGCGGCGGGCAGGCGCTGCAGTACGTCCGCTCACGGCACGTCGACTCCAGCGCCGACCTCGGCCGGATCCAGCGTCAACAGCGGTTCCTCGTCCAGGCATTGCGCGGTCTTCAGGTGCGCAAGCTGCTCACCGACCCGGTGCGCACGGTGCACATGGTGCGCACACTGCTCGGGTCGGGCCCTCAGGGCATCCCGGTCGGCGAGCTCGCGGAGCTGGCGGCCGCGCTGCACAGGATGCCGGCCTCGGCGACGGAGTTCGCCACCGTGCCGACCGCCGGGTTCACCCCGCCCGGCCTGGGGATCGGCGCGGCGCTGGTCTGGGACCGGGAGAAGGCGGACGCGCTCTTCGCGAAGGTGCGCGAGGACCGGCCGCTGGTCGCAAAGGGTGCGCAGCCGAGGCCGGAGGACCCGCCGACCGTCCTCGGCAGCACGGTGCCGGTGCGTGGCAGCGCGTACGCGTGCACGTGA
- a CDS encoding glycoside hydrolase family 26 protein: MAPQQRRARPRRMAVVAAAVAASAALASGPGFAAGAGVVRVADPLAPTPTVPVVPAPSATPAAPVTPVTPTAPVTAAETLTPVPAVTASTLPAKVAPAFGAYLDYGAQGVARIAELSAWLGGAELRVGHTYLPGDRWSNIEGPPGFLDVWADWRREKDDRMLVLNVPMMERNEEGVSDDEVRGLLRQGAAGEFDHHFRALAERLVALRVPDTVIVLGWEMNGTTYTHRCGPDPESWKKYWNRIVSTMRSVPGQKFRFDFTPTRGKDAVPWTQCYPGDDTVDIVGMDSYDQPTGLSFDEQVKEPYGLQEHVDFARSHGKPISYPEWGLFRNGDNAEYMRRMLAWMDEHQPLYNTLTDYCPHGVWQCRQNPQASVVYRELLSGRTDESSTTPTTPVPSVEPVTDPAPEPPVNCTPMDFGDWVEHWLGGKPCLRLDWWSSNG, from the coding sequence ATGGCCCCACAGCAGCGACGCGCGCGGCCCCGACGGATGGCCGTTGTCGCGGCGGCGGTCGCGGCCTCGGCCGCCCTGGCGTCCGGACCTGGATTCGCCGCGGGCGCGGGGGTGGTGCGGGTCGCCGATCCTCTCGCTCCCACCCCGACCGTCCCGGTCGTCCCCGCGCCGAGTGCGACACCGGCGGCACCGGTCACCCCGGTGACGCCGACGGCCCCGGTGACCGCGGCGGAGACCCTCACCCCGGTCCCCGCCGTCACCGCGTCCACCCTGCCCGCGAAGGTCGCCCCCGCCTTCGGCGCCTACCTCGACTACGGCGCCCAGGGCGTGGCCCGGATCGCCGAGCTCAGCGCCTGGCTGGGCGGCGCCGAGCTGCGCGTAGGCCACACCTACCTGCCGGGCGACCGATGGAGCAACATCGAGGGCCCGCCCGGCTTCCTCGACGTGTGGGCGGACTGGCGGCGGGAGAAGGACGACCGGATGCTCGTCCTCAACGTGCCCATGATGGAGCGCAACGAGGAGGGCGTGTCCGACGACGAGGTGCGCGGGCTGCTGCGGCAGGGTGCGGCCGGGGAGTTCGATCACCACTTCAGGGCACTCGCCGAACGGCTGGTCGCGCTGAGGGTGCCGGACACGGTGATCGTGCTCGGCTGGGAGATGAACGGCACCACGTACACCCATCGCTGCGGGCCGGACCCGGAGAGCTGGAAGAAGTACTGGAACAGGATCGTCTCCACGATGCGTTCCGTGCCGGGCCAGAAATTCAGGTTCGACTTCACGCCGACCCGCGGCAAGGACGCCGTTCCCTGGACCCAGTGCTACCCGGGGGACGACACCGTCGACATCGTCGGAATGGACTCCTACGACCAGCCGACCGGGCTGTCCTTCGACGAGCAGGTGAAAGAACCCTACGGGCTCCAGGAACACGTGGATTTCGCCAGATCCCACGGCAAGCCCATTTCGTATCCCGAATGGGGACTCTTCCGCAACGGTGACAACGCCGAATACATGCGGCGCATGCTCGCCTGGATGGACGAGCACCAACCGCTGTACAACACGCTGACCGACTACTGCCCGCACGGCGTCTGGCAGTGCCGGCAGAACCCGCAGGCGTCCGTGGTCTACCGCGAGTTGCTGTCCGGCCGCACCGACGAGTCGAGTACGACACCGACGACTCCGGTGCCCTCCGTGGAGCCCGTCACCGACCCCGCTCCCGAACCCCCGGTGAACTGCACACCGATGGACTTCGGCGACTGGGTCGAGCACTGGCTCGGCGGCAAGCCCTGCCTCCGCCTGGACTGGTGGTCGAGCAACGGGTGA